Proteins from one Podospora pseudocomata strain CBS 415.72m chromosome 4, whole genome shotgun sequence genomic window:
- a CDS encoding hypothetical protein (antiSMASH:Cluster_9; EggNog:ENOG503P1JJ) has protein sequence MPAGEIVTIINNSGKVISTGKQLVNIFKDAQAAYRERKEAVKAEKAQRAGIRRAQTFDVNLTRGGPYSEDFNYTHGPGKGGFIIEEIDDEKEKEYERRMIGAPPGRRRSHEDDDDGRSHASSRLTTRSKRTSYRQQAPPAPAGPVSAAAPRTVVSLTESALKAHSEISAAAPSKALSKAPSAAPGPGALVHRSRTEPVVNTVKKKKSIDMDLAYGSIPPDLAQRHDLAPKNVPISRSIGPTAITMTDRETEVDPQVDIDPQEAEALGLMDKIEEFLQEADCVHASATNMIESLQQKPEAAAAVALSLAELSALVGKMSPAFLAFLKGGSPAVFALLASPQFLIGAGVAAGITVVMFGGWKIVKKMTGNAPPVKEQPIAMRALPMASGAQQHQQRLQELEGQAEQQSEASYQEPLVVDDVQELSSIEMWRRGIEPAFVEGTTVAGDDAAEIEMMSREAEKYARENFRSNKYDIEVEPSDSVSQIGWSPSKSMRTYKTYKSRSSRHHSTSKRNREDRMTEVSVDDVPERRSSRKDDGESVAGSERSHRGSRKTRDSKDRDGAESAVSDRSHRSSTSRRDHREKERDRDHSRLEGINEKDEGSSVAGNERSHRSKREREREREHKSEKKNDKDDDGSVASFRSARSTRSHREKERDRDDNSSSVSRSSKHISSKVTPVKEEGADEKDDRIKKPNMLKQLFKKLKDKEDRDSVVSVMA, from the exons ATGCCTGCCGGCGAGAttgtcaccatcatcaacaattCGGGCAAGGTGATCAGCACG GGCAAGCAACTggtcaacatcttcaaggacGCCCAGGCTGCCTACCGAGAACGCAAAGAAGCCGTCAAGGCCGAAAAAGCACAGCGCGCCGGCATTCGTCGCGCTCAGACCTTCGATGTCAATCTGACCCGCGGCGGTCCCTACTCGGAGGACTTCAACTACACCCATGGCCCGGGAAAGGGAGGGTTCATCATCGAGGAGATTGACGacgagaaagagaaggaatATGAACGGCGGATGATTGGGGCGCCGCCCGGACGGCGGAGATCAcacgaggacgacgacgacggccgaAGCCATGCATCATCGAGGctcaccacccgctccaAGCGGACCTCGTACCGCCAACAGGCTCCGCCGGCCCCCGCAGGTCCAGTCTCTGCCGCGGCACCGAGGACGGTTGTTTCCCTGACAGAATCCGCGCTCAAGGCCCACTCCGAGATATCCGCCGCCGCACCCTCCAAGGCGCTGTCCAAAGCCCCGTCCGCCGCCCCCGGCCCGGGCGCCCTTGTTCACCGGTCCCGAACCGAGCCTGTCGTAAACACGgtcaaaaagaagaagtcCATCGATATGGACCTTGCCTACGGCAGCATTCCTCCCGATCTTGCCCAGCGCCACGACCTCGCCCCCAAGAACGTGCCCATCTCCCGCTCCATCGGCCCGACCGCCATTACCATGACAGATCGAGAGACAGAAGTAGACCCGCAGGTAGATATTGACCCACAGGAGGCCGAAGCGCTTGGCTTGATGGACAAGATCGAGGAGTTCCTGCAAGAGGCCGACTGTGTGCACGCCTCGGCCACAAACATGATTGAGTCACTTCAGCAAAAGCCCgaagctgctgccgccgtcgcTCTGTCCCTTGCCGAGCTCAGCGCCCTCGTGGGAAAGATGAGCCCAGCCTTCTTGGCTTTTTTGAAAGGAGGGTCCCCAGCCGTCTTTGCCTTGTTGGCTAGCCCGCAATTCTTGATTGGGGCGGGAGTGGCAGCGGGGATTACGGTGGTCATGTTTGGTGGGTGGAAGATTGTCAAGAAGATGACCGGCAACGCTCCGCCCGTGAAGGAGCAGCCCATTGCAATGAGGGCGCTGCCGATGGCGTCGGGTgcccagcaacatcaacaaaggTTACAGGAACTCGAGGGCCAGGCCGAACAGCAAAGCGAGGCAAGTTATCAGGAACCATTGGTCGTGGATGACGTGCAGGAGCTGAGCTCGATCGaaatgtggaggaggggtatcGAGCCCGCTTTTGTCGAGGGAACCACGGTGGCAGGTGATGATGCGGCTGAGATTGAGATGATGAGCAGGGAGGCCGAAAAATACGCCCGAGAGAACTTCCGCAGCAACAAGTACGACATCGAGGTCGAACCCTCAGACTCGGTTAGTCAGATCGGTTGGTCACCGTCAAAGAGTATGCGAACCTACAAGACGTACAAGTCCCGATCTAGCCGACATCACTCCACATCGAAGAGGAACAGGGAGGATAGGATGACCGAGGTTTcggttgatgatgtcccTGAGCgaaggagctcaagaaaGGACGACGGGGAGAGCGTGGCCGGCAGCGAAAGGAGCCACCGAGGCTCCAGGAAGACCAGAGATTCCAAAGACAGAGATGGGGCTGAGTCTGCCGTGAGTGACCGGAGCCACCGTAGCAGCACCAGCAGGAGGGATCaccgggagaaggagagggataGGGACCATTCCAGGCTGGAGGGGATCAACGAAAAGGACGAAGGGTCGAGTGTTGCCGGTAACGAGAGGAGTCACCGCAGCAAGcgtgagagggagagggagagagaacaTAAAagtgagaagaagaacgaCAAGGATGACGATGGCAGTGTCGCCAGCTTCCGAAGTGCTCGAAGCACCAGAAGCCATCgtgaaaaagagagagacagagacgaCAACAGTTCCAGTGTCTCGAGATCCTCGAAGCacatcagcagcaaggtCACCCCCGTCAAGGAGGAAGGTGCTGACGAGAAGGATGACAGAATTAAAAAGCCGAACATGTTGAAGCAATTGTTCAAAAAGctgaaggacaaggaggacCGGGACTCAGTTGTCTCCGTGATGGCCTGA